The following coding sequences lie in one Saccopteryx bilineata isolate mSacBil1 chromosome 5, mSacBil1_pri_phased_curated, whole genome shotgun sequence genomic window:
- the HGFAC gene encoding hepatocyte growth factor activator isoform X1: MGRWAWVPSPCPLPGLFLLLLLLAPLTAQPQGGRNHTKPPEPNATVTSGTPTVPVTSVTSMTSPMRAPETEDPRGGGLTSPPRATPSSSSPGGSVLTESGQPCRFPFRFGGRLLHSCTSEGSAQRKWCATTHNYDRDRAWGYCMQASESREGPEALDPCASSPCLNGGSCTNTQDPGSYHCTCPVAFTGKDCGMEKCFDETRYEHLEVGDRWARVHQGHVEQCECSGGRVQCEDTRHTACLSSPCLNGGTCHLIVATGTTVCACSPGHAGRFCNIEPAQSCFLGNGTEYRGVASTAASGLSCLAWNSDLLYQELHVDSVGAAALLGLGPHAYCRCPHVLLPASLPEGPDDSRPPASLHARNPDKDERPWCYVVKDQALSWEYCHLVACEAQESLARIEPRTQALQTLSDPAPAGRQTCGRRHKKRSFLRPRIIGGSSSLPGSHPWLAAIYIGNSFCAGSLVHTCWVVSAAHCFSNSPSRESISVVLGQHFFNLTTDVTQTFLIEKYIPYPLYSVFNPSDHDLVLIRLKKKGDRCAVRSQFVQPICLPEPGSPFPTGHKCQIAGWGHQDENESGYSSTLREALVPLVADHKCSSPEVYGADISPNMLCAGYFDCKSDACQGDSGGPLVCEKNGVAYLYGIISWGDGCGRLNKPGVYTRVANYVDWINDRIRPPKRPAKAS, from the exons ATGGGGCGCTGGGCCTGGGTCCCCAGTCCCTGCCCCTTGCCTGGGCTGttcctgctcctgctgctgctggcaccTCTCACGGCCCAACCCCAGGGGGGCAGG AACCATACGAAGCCCCCAGAACCTAATGCCACAGTGACCTCTGGGACCCCTACGGTTCCAGTAACCTCAGTGACCTCCATGACTTCACCCATGAGGGCTCCAGAGACAGAGGATCCCCGTGGTGGGGGCCTCACCTCCCCACCCAGAGCGACCCCCTCCAGCAGCAGCCCTGGTGGCTCAG TACTCACCGAGAGCGGGCAGCCCTGCCGGTTCCCCTTCCGCTTTGGCGGCCGTCTGCTCCACTCCTGCACTTCAGAGGGAAGCGCACAGAGGAAGTG GTGTGCCACGACTCACAACTATGACCGTGACCGGGCCTGGGGCTACTGCATGCAGGCCTCCGAGTCCCGGGAGGGTCCAG AGGCTCTGGATCCCTGTGCCTCCAGCCCCTGCCTCAACGGGGGCTCCTGCACCAACACCCAGGACCCGGGGTCGTACCACTGCACCTGCCCTGTGGCCTTCACTGGCAAGGACTGTGGGATGG AGAAATGCTTTGACGAGACCCGCTACGAGCACCTGGAGGTGGGTGACCGCTGGGCCCGCGTGCACCAGGGCCACGTGGAGCAGTGCGAGTGTTCGGGGGGCCGGGTCCAGTGTGAGGACACACGCCATACAG CTTGCCTGAGCAGCCCGTGCCTGAACGGGGGCACCTGCCACCTGATTGTGGCCACGGGGACCACCGTGTGCGCCTGTTCCCCGGGCCACGCCGGCAGGTTCTGCAACATCG AGCCAGCCCAGAGCTGCTTCCTGGGGAACGGCACCGAGTACCGGGGTGTGGCCAGCACGGCGGCCTCGGGCCTCAGCTGCCTGGCCTGGAACTCCGACCTGCTGTACCAGGAGCTGCACGTGGACTCGGTGGGCGCCGCGGCCCTGCTTGGCCTCGGCCCCCATGCCTACTGCCG GTGTCCCCACGTTCTTCTCCCCGCTTCCCTCCCTGAGGGGCCGGATGACTCCCGCCCACCGGCCTCCCTGCACGCCAGGAACCCGGACAAGGACGAGAGGCCCTGGTGCTACGTGGTGAAGGACCAAGCCCTCTCCTGGGAGTACTGCCACCTGGTGGCCTGCGAGGCACAAG AATCCCTCGCCAGAATCGAGCCGCGCACCCAGGCCCTGCAGACCCTGTCCGATCCCGCCCCAGCTGGACGCCAGACCTGCGGCCGGCGGCACAAGAAGAGGAGCTTCCTCCGGCCACGCATCATTGGGGGTTCCTCCTCGCTGCCTGGCTCCCACCCCTGGCTGGCCGCCATCTACATCGGGAACAGCTTCTGTGCCGGGAGCCTTGTCCACACCTGCTGGGTGGTGTCTGCCGCCCACTGCTTCTCCAACAG TCCCTCCAGGGAAAGTATCTCAGTGGTCCTGGGCCAGCACTTCTTCAACCTCACGACGGATGTGACGCAGACATTTCTCATTGAGAAGTACATCCCGTACCCCCTGTACTCGGTGTTCAATCCCAGTGACCATGACCTCG TACTGATCCGGCTAAAGAAGAAGGGGGACCGCTGTGCCGTCCGCTCCCAGTTCGTCCAGCCCATCTGCCTGCCCGAGCCCGGCAGCCCCTTCCCCACTGGACACAAGTGCCAGATCGCAGGCTGGGGCCACCAGGATGAGA ACGAGAGCGGCTACTCGAGCACCTTGCGGGAGGCGCTGGTGCCGCTGGTGGCCGACCACAAGTGCAGCAGCCCCGAGGTCTACGGGGCTGATATCAGCCCCAACATGCTGTGTGCTGGCTACTTCGACTGCAAGTCGGATGCCTGCCAG GGGGATTCGGGCGGGCCCCTGGTCTGTGAGAAGAACGGTGTGGCCTACCTGTACGGCATCATCAGCTGGGGCGACGGCTGTGGGCGGCTCAACAAGCCCGGCGTCTACACTCGCGTGGCCAATTACGTGGACTGGATCAACGACCGGATTCGGCCCCCTAAGCGGCCTGCAAAAGCTTCCTGA
- the HGFAC gene encoding hepatocyte growth factor activator isoform X2 — protein sequence MGRWAWVPSPCPLPGLFLLLLLLAPLTAQPQGGRNHTKPPEPNATVTSGTPTVPVTSVTSMTSPMRAPETEDPRGGGLTSPPRATPSSSSPGGSVLTESGQPCRFPFRFGGRLLHSCTSEGSAQRKWCATTHNYDRDRAWGYCMQASESREGPEALDPCASSPCLNGGSCTNTQDPGSYHCTCPVAFTGKDCGMEKCFDETRYEHLEVGDRWARVHQGHVEQCECSGGRVQCEDTRHTACLSSPCLNGGTCHLIVATGTTVCACSPGHAGRFCNIEPAQSCFLGNGTEYRGVASTAASGLSCLAWNSDLLYQELHVDSVGAAALLGLGPHAYCRNPDKDERPWCYVVKDQALSWEYCHLVACEAQESLARIEPRTQALQTLSDPAPAGRQTCGRRHKKRSFLRPRIIGGSSSLPGSHPWLAAIYIGNSFCAGSLVHTCWVVSAAHCFSNSPSRESISVVLGQHFFNLTTDVTQTFLIEKYIPYPLYSVFNPSDHDLVLIRLKKKGDRCAVRSQFVQPICLPEPGSPFPTGHKCQIAGWGHQDENESGYSSTLREALVPLVADHKCSSPEVYGADISPNMLCAGYFDCKSDACQGDSGGPLVCEKNGVAYLYGIISWGDGCGRLNKPGVYTRVANYVDWINDRIRPPKRPAKAS from the exons ATGGGGCGCTGGGCCTGGGTCCCCAGTCCCTGCCCCTTGCCTGGGCTGttcctgctcctgctgctgctggcaccTCTCACGGCCCAACCCCAGGGGGGCAGG AACCATACGAAGCCCCCAGAACCTAATGCCACAGTGACCTCTGGGACCCCTACGGTTCCAGTAACCTCAGTGACCTCCATGACTTCACCCATGAGGGCTCCAGAGACAGAGGATCCCCGTGGTGGGGGCCTCACCTCCCCACCCAGAGCGACCCCCTCCAGCAGCAGCCCTGGTGGCTCAG TACTCACCGAGAGCGGGCAGCCCTGCCGGTTCCCCTTCCGCTTTGGCGGCCGTCTGCTCCACTCCTGCACTTCAGAGGGAAGCGCACAGAGGAAGTG GTGTGCCACGACTCACAACTATGACCGTGACCGGGCCTGGGGCTACTGCATGCAGGCCTCCGAGTCCCGGGAGGGTCCAG AGGCTCTGGATCCCTGTGCCTCCAGCCCCTGCCTCAACGGGGGCTCCTGCACCAACACCCAGGACCCGGGGTCGTACCACTGCACCTGCCCTGTGGCCTTCACTGGCAAGGACTGTGGGATGG AGAAATGCTTTGACGAGACCCGCTACGAGCACCTGGAGGTGGGTGACCGCTGGGCCCGCGTGCACCAGGGCCACGTGGAGCAGTGCGAGTGTTCGGGGGGCCGGGTCCAGTGTGAGGACACACGCCATACAG CTTGCCTGAGCAGCCCGTGCCTGAACGGGGGCACCTGCCACCTGATTGTGGCCACGGGGACCACCGTGTGCGCCTGTTCCCCGGGCCACGCCGGCAGGTTCTGCAACATCG AGCCAGCCCAGAGCTGCTTCCTGGGGAACGGCACCGAGTACCGGGGTGTGGCCAGCACGGCGGCCTCGGGCCTCAGCTGCCTGGCCTGGAACTCCGACCTGCTGTACCAGGAGCTGCACGTGGACTCGGTGGGCGCCGCGGCCCTGCTTGGCCTCGGCCCCCATGCCTACTGCCG GAACCCGGACAAGGACGAGAGGCCCTGGTGCTACGTGGTGAAGGACCAAGCCCTCTCCTGGGAGTACTGCCACCTGGTGGCCTGCGAGGCACAAG AATCCCTCGCCAGAATCGAGCCGCGCACCCAGGCCCTGCAGACCCTGTCCGATCCCGCCCCAGCTGGACGCCAGACCTGCGGCCGGCGGCACAAGAAGAGGAGCTTCCTCCGGCCACGCATCATTGGGGGTTCCTCCTCGCTGCCTGGCTCCCACCCCTGGCTGGCCGCCATCTACATCGGGAACAGCTTCTGTGCCGGGAGCCTTGTCCACACCTGCTGGGTGGTGTCTGCCGCCCACTGCTTCTCCAACAG TCCCTCCAGGGAAAGTATCTCAGTGGTCCTGGGCCAGCACTTCTTCAACCTCACGACGGATGTGACGCAGACATTTCTCATTGAGAAGTACATCCCGTACCCCCTGTACTCGGTGTTCAATCCCAGTGACCATGACCTCG TACTGATCCGGCTAAAGAAGAAGGGGGACCGCTGTGCCGTCCGCTCCCAGTTCGTCCAGCCCATCTGCCTGCCCGAGCCCGGCAGCCCCTTCCCCACTGGACACAAGTGCCAGATCGCAGGCTGGGGCCACCAGGATGAGA ACGAGAGCGGCTACTCGAGCACCTTGCGGGAGGCGCTGGTGCCGCTGGTGGCCGACCACAAGTGCAGCAGCCCCGAGGTCTACGGGGCTGATATCAGCCCCAACATGCTGTGTGCTGGCTACTTCGACTGCAAGTCGGATGCCTGCCAG GGGGATTCGGGCGGGCCCCTGGTCTGTGAGAAGAACGGTGTGGCCTACCTGTACGGCATCATCAGCTGGGGCGACGGCTGTGGGCGGCTCAACAAGCCCGGCGTCTACACTCGCGTGGCCAATTACGTGGACTGGATCAACGACCGGATTCGGCCCCCTAAGCGGCCTGCAAAAGCTTCCTGA